A genomic segment from Planktothrix sp. FACHB-1365 encodes:
- a CDS encoding serine/threonine-protein kinase encodes MTQTAIPVGTILQNRYRLIGVLGQGGFGRTYLAEDQGRFNERCALKEFIPIQTGTYALQKSKELFRREAQILYQIHHAQIPQFGAVFEENQRLFLVQDYVEGKTYHALLMERKKAAPGFPPTFTEAEIVLFLRQMLPVLAHIHSLGIIHRDISPDNIILRQRDQLPILIDFGVVIELATRINTPDLTLPPATRVGKLGYAPFEQIQTGQAFPSSDLYALAVTAIVLLTGQEPQYLLDQTALSWNWQPYSKVSPNFAQIINRMLSRQPSDRYPSAQDVEQALQTLNQPLSFPPTQNLPIPVPSPTPQPPDPNFSQLPTLAVGRPLVTQQGQQQVQNNNSPVVPPPTPALTPNPDPIFSSSQSLWDKPITVIIAGVLVACLAAWGSWALVKGFLKIADRNPEEPPSQVNPPLASPSSPIPSLPLPNLTPNPTLSPGLTPSPVVPTPTTKRLNLVVGEPTVVEGNLKANQAANYVVLAEAGQQFYASVSGEGVLLTLLGPDQQPINQGEAVSLWQGTLPSTGEYTVILNPIPGLPESNYKLDLTLINTLSPITPSEPEPEPVPLPEPEPVPLPEPEPSPQPTFAPEPAPVPAPAPEPAPTPAPTPEPTPAPTPEPTPAPTPEPAPIPAPEPTPAPPLEPSPTPEPTPEPAPESTPLPSPDSQPITTPKLE; translated from the coding sequence ATGACGCAAACTGCTATTCCCGTTGGGACAATTCTGCAAAACCGCTACCGCTTGATTGGTGTTTTAGGCCAGGGGGGGTTTGGTCGTACCTATTTAGCCGAAGATCAAGGAAGATTTAACGAGCGCTGCGCCTTAAAAGAATTTATTCCCATCCAAACGGGAACCTACGCCCTACAAAAATCTAAAGAACTGTTTCGGCGGGAAGCCCAAATTCTCTACCAAATTCATCATGCTCAAATTCCCCAGTTTGGAGCGGTTTTTGAAGAAAATCAACGGTTATTTTTAGTTCAAGATTATGTGGAAGGGAAAACCTATCACGCTTTATTAATGGAGCGGAAAAAAGCAGCACCAGGTTTTCCTCCAACCTTTACAGAAGCTGAAATTGTGCTATTTTTACGGCAAATGTTGCCCGTTTTAGCTCATATTCATAGTTTGGGAATTATTCATCGAGATATTTCCCCGGATAATATTATTTTACGTCAACGAGATCAACTGCCTATATTAATTGATTTTGGGGTGGTGATTGAATTAGCAACTCGCATCAATACCCCTGATTTAACCTTACCTCCGGCTACTCGCGTGGGAAAATTAGGGTATGCTCCTTTTGAACAAATTCAAACGGGACAAGCTTTCCCCAGTAGTGATTTATATGCTTTAGCGGTAACAGCTATTGTTTTATTAACGGGTCAAGAACCCCAATATTTACTCGACCAAACGGCTTTATCTTGGAATTGGCAACCTTATAGCAAGGTTAGTCCGAATTTTGCTCAAATTATTAATCGAATGTTGAGTCGGCAACCGAGCGATCGCTATCCATCGGCTCAAGACGTTGAACAAGCATTACAAACCCTGAATCAACCCTTGAGTTTTCCCCCGACTCAAAATCTACCGATTCCTGTTCCTTCACCCACGCCCCAACCCCCAGACCCGAATTTTTCTCAACTCCCCACCCTAGCGGTCGGACGACCCTTAGTTACTCAACAAGGTCAACAGCAAGTCCAGAACAATAATAGTCCTGTTGTTCCGCCTCCGACCCCTGCCCTCACTCCTAACCCTGATCCGATTTTCTCAAGCTCTCAATCCCTCTGGGATAAACCCATCACCGTGATTATAGCGGGTGTTTTGGTGGCTTGTTTAGCAGCTTGGGGATCTTGGGCTTTAGTTAAAGGATTCCTGAAAATTGCCGACCGCAACCCCGAAGAGCCCCCCTCGCAAGTCAATCCTCCCCTGGCTAGTCCTTCAAGTCCTATACCGTCCCTCCCCTTACCCAACTTAACTCCGAACCCCACCCTCAGCCCCGGATTGACCCCTTCTCCGGTTGTACCCACCCCCACTACAAAGCGCTTGAATTTAGTGGTGGGAGAACCAACGGTGGTTGAAGGTAATCTCAAAGCTAATCAAGCTGCTAACTATGTGGTTCTGGCTGAAGCTGGACAACAGTTTTATGCCTCCGTCAGTGGGGAAGGAGTTTTGTTAACCTTACTTGGCCCGGATCAACAACCGATTAATCAGGGAGAAGCGGTTTCTTTATGGCAAGGAACTTTACCCTCCACCGGGGAGTATACCGTAATTCTCAATCCTATTCCTGGGCTACCCGAAAGTAACTATAAGTTAGACCTGACGTTAATTAATACCCTTTCCCCTATTACGCCTTCAGAACCTGAACCGGAACCTGTTCCCCTTCCTGAACCGGAACCTGTTCCCCTTCCTGAACCGGAACCCAGCCCTCAGCCGACCTTTGCACCGGAGCCTGCACCCGTCCCTGCTCCAGCACCGGAGCCAGCCCCGACCCCGGCTCCTACCCCGGAACCGACTCCGGCTCCCACCCCGGAACCGACTCCGGCTCCTACCCCGGAACCCGCCCCAATTCCAGCACCAGAACCAACTCCAGCACCGCCGTTGGAACCGAGTCCTACACCAGAACCGACTCCAGAGCCAGCCCCAGAATCTACTCCCCTTCCTTCCCCAGACTCTCAACCTATTACTACACCTAAGTTGGAATGA